AGACCATCGTCCTCGATGTACTCCCGGATCCGCTCGATGCCGAGGAATCCGGCGTGGCCCTCGTTGGTGTGGAACACCTCGGGCGCCGGGGTGCCGCTGATCCGGCAGTAGGCGCGGACCGCGCGCACACCGCCGATGCCGAGCAGGAGTTCCTGGTGCAACCGGTGCTCCGAGCCGCCGCCGTAGAGCCGGTCGGTGACCTCGCGCTCGAACGCGCCGTTCTCCTCCACGTCGGAGTCGAGCAGCAGCAGCGGGACGCGACCGACGGCCGCTTTCCAGACCTTCGCGACCAGAACTCGCGAACCCGGCAAGGAGATTCGCACCCGGACGAGGGTGCCGTCCTCCTCGGCCAGCGCCTCGATCGGCAACTCGTGGGGGTCCAGGACCGGGTAGCGCTCCTGCTGCCAGCCCTCCCGGGACATGGACTGGATGAAGTAGCCGTGCCGGTAGAGCAGACCCACGCCGATGATCGGGACACCGAGGTCGCTGGCCGCCTTCAGGTGGTCGCCGGCCAGGATGCCCAGGCCACCCGAGTACTGCGGCAGCACCGCGGTGATGCCGAACTCCGGGGAGAAGTACGCGATCGAGCGCGGCAGGTCGCCGGCCTTCGCGTCGGCGCGCTGGTACCACCTCTCGTCGCTGCAGTAGGTGTTCAGGTCGCCAACCGCGAGGTTCATCAGCGCGAGGAACTCGGTGTCAGCGGCCAGTTCGGCCAACCGCTCCGTCGACACCGCGCCGAGCAGCTTCACCGGGTCGTGCCCGACGGACTCCCAGAGCTGCGGGTCCACCGCCGCGAACAACGTGCGGGTGTCGCCGTGCCAGGACCACCGGAGATTTGTGGCCAGCTCCCCCAGTGGACGCAGCGGGACGGGCAGCGCGGTACGGACCGTGAACCGGCGGATGGCTCTCACGAGCAGTCAACCTATGCCCTGCGCATGTTTCGCGAGGTCTCCGGGTGCGGTCGTCCAGGTTAACGGAGGGGCCGTCCGAGTGACTCTGAGCACTCGTCCGGCGTAGGCAGGAGCCGGGTGAAGTTTGTGGGAATGGCTGCTCTCCGGCAGGGGTAGCGTCGCATGGATGAACGGACGCATCCCCATCAGCGATGTGCACCCCTCCGTCGACTGCGCCACCCGCCCGGCGAAAGCCGTGGTCGACGAGGAGTTCGAGGTACGCGCGACGGTCTTCCGCGAGGGCCACGACGCGGTCTGTGCCGACGTCGTCGTGCGCGACCCGCGCGGCAAGGTCACCGACGTCGTGCCGATGCGCGAACTCGCGCCCGGCACCGACCGCTGGGGAGCTCGCATCAGTGCCGCTCGCACCGGGCGGTGGACGTTCACCGTCCAGGCGTGGGGCGACCCGATCGCGACCTGGATCCACGACGCGACGATCAAGATCCGGGCCGGCATCGACGTCGAGATGATGTTCGAGACCGGGGCACGCCTGCTCACCCGTGCCGCCGAGGACGTCCCCCTCGGCGACTCGCGCGCACTGCTGCTCGACACCGTGCACGCGCTGCGCGACAAGGAGCGCCCGATCGAGGCCCGGCTGGCACCGGCCCTGTCGCCGGAGACCGCCGCGGTGCTGGCCGAGTACCCGCTGCGCGAACTGGTCACCGCAGCCAAGCGCCAGCCGTTGCTGGTCGAGAGACGCGAGGCGCTGTTCTCGTCCTGGTACGAGTTCTTCCCGCGCAGCGAGGGCGCCCAGCTCGACCCGCCGCGCTCCGGCACCTTCGCCGACGCCGCCGCGCGGCTGCCCGGCATCGCCGCGATGGGCTTCGATGTCGTCTACCTACCGCCGATCCACCCGATCGGGAACGCGTTCCGCAAAGGCCCCAACAACACGTTGACCCCCGGACCGGACGACCCCGGTTCGCCGTGGGCCATCGGCTCGGAGGACGGCGGCCACGACGCGATCCACCCGGACCTGGGCACGATCGCTGACTTCGACGTATTCGTGGCCACGGCCAAGGACCTCGGGCTCGAGGTTGCGCTGGACTTCGCGCTGCAGGCCTCGCCGGACCACCCGTGGGTCAAGAAGCACCCGGAGTGGTTCACCACCCGAGTCGACGGATCGATCGCCTACGCGGAGAACCCGCCGAAGAAGTATCAGGACATCTACCCGCTGAACTTCGACAACGACTACCCGGGCCTGCTTGCCGAGTGCCAACGGGTGCTGCGGTACTGGATGGACCACGGGGTGCGGATCTTCCGCGTCGACAACCCGCACACCAAACCGGTGGCCTTCTGGGAGGAACTGCTCGGCGAGATCAACACGACCGACCCGGACGTGCTGTTCCTGGCCGAGGCGTTCACCCGGCCGGCGATGATGCATGAGCTCGCCAAGGTCGGTTTCCAGCAGTCCTACACGTATTTCACCTGGCGCACCGGTGCGACCGAACTGCGGGAGTACGCCGAGGAACTCTCCCAGCAGACCGCGCACTTCATGCGGCCGAACTTCTTCGTCAACACCCCGGACATCCTCCACGCGTACCTGCAGAACGGCGGCCCGGCCGCGTTCAAGATCCGGGCCGTGCTCGCCGCGATGCTCTCTCCCGCCTGGGGTGTGTACTCCGGCTACGAACTGTTCGAGCGGCTCGCGGTGCGACCGGGCAGCGAGGAGTACCTCGACTCGGAGAAGTACGAGTACCGCCCACGCGACTGGAACTCACCGAACACCCTTGCCCCGTACCTGACGCTGCTCAACCGGTTGCGGCGCGAACACCCGGCCCTGCAGCAGTTGCGCGACCTGACCTTCCACGAGATCGACAACCCGCTGATGCTGGCGTGGTCGAAGACCGCGACGAGGTCCGACGGCCGCCGCGACAGCGTGATCACGGTGGTGAACGTCGACCCGTTCGCCGCGCAGCAAGCAACTCTGAACCTGGACATGCCGGCACTCGGTCTCGGCTGGGACGACCGGTTCGTGGTGGCCGACGCCTTCACCGGATCCAGCTGGGTCTGGGGGCGGGCGAACTACGTCCGGCTCGATCCGTTCACCGAACCCGCACACGTGCTGACCGTCCACCCGCCAGGCGATGACCGAGGATGACGAAGTGACAGACACCCGCAGCGAACGCTCCACGGCCTCGGGGCCGCCGACCGCCCAGCCGCTCGAGGCGGCCGAGGCGCAGCGACTGCTCTCCGGGGCCCACCACGACCCGCACACGCTGCTGGGCGGGCATCCGTACAACGGCGCGGTGACCGTGCGGGTGCTGAAACCGCACGCCACCGCGGTGACCGTGCTTGCCGACGGTCACCGGTTCGAGGCCACCACGACAGGCGACGGTCTGTTCACCGCCGTCGTACCCGGGCCGACCGTCCCGGACTACCGCCTCGAGGTCACCTACGACGGCCCGGCGCACATCGTCGACGACCCTTACCGCTTCTGGCCGACCCTGGGCGAGGTGGACATCCACCTGATCGGGGAAGGTCGCCACGAGCAGTTGTGGGACGTGCTCGGCGCCCACGTGCGCCGCTACGACACCCCCGGCGGGCAGATCACCGGCGTCTCGTTCGCGGTGTGGGCGCCGAACGCCCGCGCCGTGCGCGTGGTCTCCGACTTCAACTACTGGGACGGCGCCGGACATCCGATGCGTTCGCTGGGTTCCAGCGGGGTGTGGGAACTTTTCGTGCCCGACATCGGACCGGGGACCCGCTACAAGTTCGAGCTGCTCGGCCCGGACGGCCAGTGGCGGCAGAAGGCCGACCCGTTCGCATTCGCGACCGAGAAGCCGCCGGCCACCGCCTCCGTGGTCCACGAGTCGCATTACGACTGGGGCGACCCGCAGTGGATGACCGACCGCGTCAAGCACCACGACGTGAACTCCCCCATGTCCATCTACGAGGTGCACCTGGGCTCGTGGCACAAGGATCTTACTTACCGTCAGATGGCTGACCAGTTGGTCGGCTACGTCCGCGACCTCGAGTTCACCCACGTCGAGTTCTTGCCGCCCGCGGAGCACCCCTTCGGTGGCTCGTGGGGCTACCAGGTGTCCTCGTACTTCGCGCCCACCTCTCGCTTCGGCGACCCGGACGACTTCCGGATGCTCGTCGATCGCCTGCACCAGGCCGGGATCGGCGTGATCATCGACTGGGTGCCCGCGCACTTCCCCCGCGACGACTGGGCGCTGGCCGACTTCGACGGCACCGATCTCTACGAGCATCCGGACCCGCGCCGCGGCACCCAGCCCGACTGGGGCACGTTGGTGTTCAACTTCGGCCGCACCGAGGTCCGCAACTTCCTGGTGGCCAACGCCTGCTACTGGCTGGAGGAGTTCCACGTCGACGGCCTGCGGGTCGACGCCGTCGCCTCGATGCTCTACCTGGACTACTCGCGCGAGGACGGCGAGTGGGAACCCAACATCTACGGCGGACGCGAGAACCTCGAGGCCGTCACGTTCCTGCAGGAGATGAACGCCACCGTCTACAAGCGGGTGCCGGGCGCATTCACCGTCGCCGAGGAGTCGACGGCCTGGCCGGGCGTCACCCGCCCGACCCACCTGGGCGGCCTGGGCTTCGGCTTCAAGTGGAACATGGGCTGGATGCACGACTCGCTGGCGTACGTCAGCCACGACCCGGTCTACCGCACCTACCACCACAACGAGATGACGTTCTCGTTGATGTACGCCTGGTCGGAGAACTTCGTCCTGCCGCTCTCGCACGACGAGGTCGTCCACGGCAAGGGCTCCCTGTTCGGGAAGATGCCCGGCGACCGCTGGCAGAAGCTGGCGAACCTGCGCGCCTACCTGGCCTTCATGTGGGCGCACCCGGGCAAGAAGTTGTTGTTCATGGGCGCCGAACTCGGCCAGGAGAGCGAGTGGTCCGAGGCCGGCGGGCTGGACTGGTGGCTGCTCCAGTTCGCCGACCACGCCGGCATGCAGCACCTGGTCCGCGACCTGAACCGCAACTACCGCGAGACCCGTGCACTGTGGGAGCTCGACGGCACACCCGACGGGTTCTCCTGGATCGACGCGAACGACTCGGCCGGCAACGTGTTCTCGTTCGTGCGGCGCTCGGGCGACGGTTCGGCGTTGGCGTGCATCTCGAACTTCGCCAACATGCCGCACTCCTCCTACCGGGTGGGCCTGCCGATGGTCGGCCGCTGGACCGAGGCGGTCAACACCGACGCGATCGAGTACACCGGCAGCGGTGTCGGCAACCTCGGTGGCCTCGACGCGATCGAGGAGCCGTGGCACGGACTGCCCGCCTCGGCGGAGATGACCCTGCCGCCGTTGGCCACCGTCTGGCTGCGCCACCCCGGCATCGGCCGCTGACGGCGCACCACCCCACTTCTGGCTCGGGGTGGGGCATTTGCGGCACAGCAGAACTTATGGGAACCGTGTGACGTCAGTGCGCGTCAAACCTCAGTCAAGTCGCTGACGATTGAGGGAGCCACCTGCGATGGAGCCGTCCACCGAGACCCGCAACCTGATCGGCCGTCCCCGGTCCGCCGCCGCGTCGGTTGTCGCCAAGGTGCGCAGGCCGGCGCCCGCCGTCCCGGCCCCGCGCAACGGCTCGAACCTGCGGCCGTACCTGGTCGGCACCGAGGGCGACACCCACGTGCTGGTGCGCCTGGGCGACCTGGTCATGCGCGGCGCTGTCGAGAACGGCGTGCCGGCTTGCCTGCGCGATGGCACCGCGCGGGTGATCCGCAAGGTCGAGCACCCCAGCCGTGCGATCGCCTACGTGATCGGCGACGACGACGTCGAGATCCTCGTCCGGCCCAGCACGGCCTGACCGACCTTCCGCGTATGAGAGTGCCCCATCCGCGTATGAGAGTGCGCGCTGCGATCATCGATGATCGCAGCGCTAAAGCCCGGCCCGCCGGCGACCGATGACTGCGGCAGCCCTTTTCCCGTGATCTTTGGGGGATGCCTTGTCGCTCGACGTCGCAACCGAACCGATCGCCGTCCGTCGGTCCCGCCGGGAGGCGGTCTCCGCCGGCTTGGCCGGCTTGTGCGCAGTCGGTCTGGTGGCCGCCGGTTTCGCAAGCGCCAGCAGCGGGGCGACCACCCCGTCCTCGCACACCCTGAACGGCATCGTGAAGCTGGCCGGGGCCGCCCCGGTCGACGGCGCCCCGTGCATCGGCACCG
This region of Sporichthyaceae bacterium genomic DNA includes:
- a CDS encoding alpha-1,4-glucan--maltose-1-phosphate maltosyltransferase → MNGRIPISDVHPSVDCATRPAKAVVDEEFEVRATVFREGHDAVCADVVVRDPRGKVTDVVPMRELAPGTDRWGARISAARTGRWTFTVQAWGDPIATWIHDATIKIRAGIDVEMMFETGARLLTRAAEDVPLGDSRALLLDTVHALRDKERPIEARLAPALSPETAAVLAEYPLRELVTAAKRQPLLVERREALFSSWYEFFPRSEGAQLDPPRSGTFADAAARLPGIAAMGFDVVYLPPIHPIGNAFRKGPNNTLTPGPDDPGSPWAIGSEDGGHDAIHPDLGTIADFDVFVATAKDLGLEVALDFALQASPDHPWVKKHPEWFTTRVDGSIAYAENPPKKYQDIYPLNFDNDYPGLLAECQRVLRYWMDHGVRIFRVDNPHTKPVAFWEELLGEINTTDPDVLFLAEAFTRPAMMHELAKVGFQQSYTYFTWRTGATELREYAEELSQQTAHFMRPNFFVNTPDILHAYLQNGGPAAFKIRAVLAAMLSPAWGVYSGYELFERLAVRPGSEEYLDSEKYEYRPRDWNSPNTLAPYLTLLNRLRREHPALQQLRDLTFHEIDNPLMLAWSKTATRSDGRRDSVITVVNVDPFAAQQATLNLDMPALGLGWDDRFVVADAFTGSSWVWGRANYVRLDPFTEPAHVLTVHPPGDDRG
- the glgB gene encoding 1,4-alpha-glucan branching protein GlgB — protein: MTDTRSERSTASGPPTAQPLEAAEAQRLLSGAHHDPHTLLGGHPYNGAVTVRVLKPHATAVTVLADGHRFEATTTGDGLFTAVVPGPTVPDYRLEVTYDGPAHIVDDPYRFWPTLGEVDIHLIGEGRHEQLWDVLGAHVRRYDTPGGQITGVSFAVWAPNARAVRVVSDFNYWDGAGHPMRSLGSSGVWELFVPDIGPGTRYKFELLGPDGQWRQKADPFAFATEKPPATASVVHESHYDWGDPQWMTDRVKHHDVNSPMSIYEVHLGSWHKDLTYRQMADQLVGYVRDLEFTHVEFLPPAEHPFGGSWGYQVSSYFAPTSRFGDPDDFRMLVDRLHQAGIGVIIDWVPAHFPRDDWALADFDGTDLYEHPDPRRGTQPDWGTLVFNFGRTEVRNFLVANACYWLEEFHVDGLRVDAVASMLYLDYSREDGEWEPNIYGGRENLEAVTFLQEMNATVYKRVPGAFTVAEESTAWPGVTRPTHLGGLGFGFKWNMGWMHDSLAYVSHDPVYRTYHHNEMTFSLMYAWSENFVLPLSHDEVVHGKGSLFGKMPGDRWQKLANLRAYLAFMWAHPGKKLLFMGAELGQESEWSEAGGLDWWLLQFADHAGMQHLVRDLNRNYRETRALWELDGTPDGFSWIDANDSAGNVFSFVRRSGDGSALACISNFANMPHSSYRVGLPMVGRWTEAVNTDAIEYTGSGVGNLGGLDAIEEPWHGLPASAEMTLPPLATVWLRHPGIGR